In Gimesia benthica, a single window of DNA contains:
- a CDS encoding phage terminase small subunit P27 family: protein MGRHRKPIEQHKRQGTYQPCRHQGPEPDPTKPVKPDDLTGAAGDMWDALAPVLESMGVYCEADSVALRLLCESYGLYIESCDKIRREGFLITLTDNKGNQRRVEHPAAKHRSRHFKETLDLMRQFGLTPSSRTGLNIRKPDDDGPSDLERILRDFNN from the coding sequence ATGGGAAGACATAGGAAGCCAATCGAACAGCACAAACGACAGGGCACATATCAACCCTGCAGGCATCAGGGACCAGAACCGGACCCAACAAAGCCAGTAAAGCCGGACGATCTGACGGGCGCTGCTGGCGATATGTGGGATGCGCTGGCGCCGGTGCTGGAGAGCATGGGCGTGTATTGTGAGGCTGACAGTGTGGCGCTCAGGCTGCTTTGTGAGTCGTATGGGCTTTATATCGAATCATGCGACAAGATCCGCAGAGAGGGCTTTCTGATCACTCTGACGGACAACAAAGGGAATCAGCGCCGGGTTGAACATCCAGCGGCAAAACATCGCAGCAGACACTTCAAGGAAACGCTTGATCTGATGCGTCAGTTTGGTCTGACTCCATCGAGTCGAACCGGGTTGAACATCAGGAAGCCGGACGACGATGGGCCGTCTGACCTGGAACGTATTTTGCGAGACTTCAACAACTAA
- a CDS encoding helix-turn-helix transcriptional regulator, translating into MEKKSEYIDTKELARELAVTPETLLMWSNKGKFPRPIKLSHKTRRWKRATVENFLNQKQIETKVG; encoded by the coding sequence ATGGAAAAGAAATCTGAATACATCGACACGAAGGAACTCGCGCGAGAGCTGGCGGTCACTCCTGAAACTCTGCTTATGTGGTCGAACAAGGGCAAGTTCCCGAGGCCGATCAAACTAAGCCACAAAACCAGGCGGTGGAAGCGGGCGACCGTTGAAAACTTCCTGAATCAGAAGCAGATTGAAACTAAGGTAGGGTAA
- a CDS encoding phage major capsid protein, translating into MLKKYDYSKYHNCEKYGERFKKAEKAMNSATNSVNAILSLAESENRDLTSSEEREADKLMKEIEKHGGELDRLEKLRDFDSDVGDRSHDPQKVIDLEKEREGGGYPLAMTSGHKPEIIKDVNGAEIPVYSKGQSLAIWNRDKQYAPDTFGRYIVALATGRQEVCPEIKAAQMTTDNAGGGYLVPNPLERMVIDRVRNASVLARSGARFADLPNGTTQIATVDSGATFSSVGEGETIPEGSVSFGSKQMVLQKRAVLIPMTVELLEDSYNAGQVIQDAVVRDAAEDMDNFIISGTTDPFYDGLVTTGSISETGSVGAIAWEDFHNMAIALRTANEEPNAYILNPTIAGDCDVLTTGDGSTSAKSWLGAPPSLEGIQRLQTGNISTAYALMGDFTQLMIGIKQGTFRVEISRDAGNYFAKDQVVLKVVYRVDYAITRNSAFRRLAGITT; encoded by the coding sequence ATGTTGAAAAAATACGACTACTCGAAATATCACAACTGCGAGAAATACGGCGAACGGTTCAAGAAGGCCGAAAAGGCGATGAACTCAGCCACTAACTCAGTCAATGCGATTCTCTCACTGGCAGAAAGTGAGAACCGCGATCTGACATCATCGGAAGAACGGGAAGCCGATAAACTCATGAAGGAAATTGAAAAGCATGGAGGCGAACTCGACCGGCTCGAGAAGCTCCGCGATTTTGATAGCGATGTAGGCGACCGGTCACACGATCCTCAGAAGGTTATCGACCTGGAGAAGGAGCGAGAAGGCGGCGGTTATCCTCTTGCGATGACATCAGGCCACAAGCCAGAGATCATCAAAGACGTCAATGGCGCTGAGATCCCAGTATATTCCAAAGGCCAGTCACTGGCGATCTGGAACCGGGACAAGCAATATGCGCCGGACACCTTCGGACGCTACATTGTTGCACTGGCGACAGGACGTCAAGAAGTCTGCCCCGAGATCAAAGCGGCGCAGATGACGACCGACAACGCCGGCGGTGGCTATCTCGTACCGAATCCCCTGGAACGTATGGTAATCGACCGGGTGCGCAATGCGTCCGTACTGGCGCGCAGTGGCGCCCGGTTTGCCGATCTGCCTAATGGAACGACTCAGATTGCTACGGTTGATTCCGGCGCTACGTTCTCCTCGGTTGGTGAAGGTGAGACGATCCCTGAAGGTAGTGTTTCCTTCGGTTCAAAACAGATGGTACTGCAAAAGCGGGCCGTCTTGATCCCCATGACGGTTGAGCTGCTGGAGGATTCCTACAATGCAGGACAGGTCATTCAAGATGCGGTTGTGCGTGATGCTGCTGAAGACATGGATAACTTCATTATCAGCGGTACGACTGACCCGTTCTACGACGGACTCGTTACCACGGGTTCTATTTCCGAGACTGGATCAGTCGGGGCCATCGCATGGGAAGACTTCCATAACATGGCAATCGCGCTGCGGACAGCAAACGAGGAACCAAACGCCTATATCCTGAATCCGACCATCGCGGGCGACTGCGACGTTCTGACGACTGGCGACGGTTCGACGAGTGCCAAGTCATGGCTCGGTGCTCCTCCTTCCCTGGAAGGCATCCAGCGCCTGCAGACCGGCAACATTTCGACTGCCTATGCTTTGATGGGTGACTTCACTCAACTGATGATCGGCATCAAGCAGGGCACGTTCAGAGTCGAGATTTCCCGCGATGCTGGCAATTACTTCGCCAAGGACCAGGTTGTATTGAAAGTGGTTTACCGGGTTGATTACGCGATCACTCGGAATTCTGCCTTCCGTCGTCTGGCTGGCATTACGACATAG
- a CDS encoding tyrosine-type recombinase/integrase, with translation MTISVFKPNGRTNYVCQWVDPVTGRKKTRSAGTNIKRDAERFAGNLERDLANGTYHENVRMTWESFRNRFEDEYLPGVSSKTSECYRTVFNSVERIIDPYLLCNLNEATISKYQTELRKPRQKAEDKPKTVLSDATVRSNLIHLKAALRWAAEQKFIPVAPKIRIPKNSTGMKGRPITTEEYERMIKQVGVIKSKTPDEWVFLLKGLWWSGLRLGEALSLHWTDESNICVDLENELLHIQAHAQKGRRYSQTPMAPEFVDMLREIPREDREGFVFNPIGSRDRKQRIRLDTASKMIAKIGEAAGVKVAETPSGKVKFASAHDLRRAFGLRWSRLIMPTELKEIMRHENISTTMQYYVGQDAKQTVKKLRQVTANTLANTPKNEPETQKEKDHNPL, from the coding sequence GTGACAATTTCCGTATTCAAGCCAAATGGAAGAACAAACTACGTCTGTCAGTGGGTTGATCCCGTTACCGGACGCAAGAAGACCAGATCAGCGGGAACCAATATCAAACGCGATGCAGAACGGTTTGCGGGCAATCTGGAGCGAGACCTAGCAAACGGGACATATCACGAAAACGTGCGGATGACTTGGGAGTCATTCCGTAATCGGTTCGAAGACGAGTATCTTCCTGGAGTCTCCAGCAAAACAAGCGAGTGTTACCGAACCGTTTTCAACAGCGTCGAGCGAATCATTGACCCTTATCTGCTGTGCAATCTGAACGAAGCCACGATCAGCAAGTATCAAACGGAATTGCGAAAGCCAAGGCAGAAGGCAGAGGACAAGCCGAAAACCGTACTTTCAGATGCGACGGTACGATCAAACCTGATTCACCTGAAAGCGGCGCTACGCTGGGCAGCAGAGCAGAAGTTTATCCCGGTTGCGCCTAAGATCCGCATTCCGAAGAACTCGACCGGCATGAAGGGCCGACCGATCACAACCGAAGAATATGAAAGGATGATAAAACAGGTCGGTGTTATCAAATCAAAGACGCCTGATGAGTGGGTGTTTCTTCTCAAGGGCTTGTGGTGGTCCGGTCTGCGACTCGGGGAGGCGCTTTCCCTTCACTGGACCGACGAAAGCAATATTTGCGTAGACTTGGAAAATGAGCTGCTACATATCCAAGCTCACGCGCAGAAGGGGCGGCGGTACAGTCAAACGCCGATGGCCCCTGAATTCGTTGATATGCTGCGAGAGATCCCCCGAGAGGACAGGGAAGGCTTTGTATTCAATCCTATCGGTTCACGCGACAGGAAGCAGCGAATCAGGCTTGATACGGCATCAAAGATGATTGCCAAGATAGGGGAGGCAGCAGGCGTCAAAGTGGCTGAGACTCCAAGCGGAAAAGTCAAATTCGCCAGCGCTCACGATCTGCGGCGTGCCTTTGGGCTGCGGTGGTCTCGGTTGATCATGCCGACCGAATTGAAGGAGATCATGCGTCATGAGAACATTTCGACGACGATGCAATACTATGTCGGACAGGACGCAAAACAGACCGTTAAGAAGCTCCGACAGGTCACAGCTAACACTTTAGCTAACACCCCGAAAAACGAGCCGGAAACCCAAAAAGAAAAAGACCATAACCCGTTATAG
- a CDS encoding O-acetylhomoserine aminocarboxypropyltransferase/cysteine synthase family protein encodes MDAEALKLATLCLHGGQEPDSATNSRAVPIYQTTSYTFNDTDHAARLFGLQEFGNIYTRLMNPTTDVLEKRLAQLEGGAGALAVASGQAAESLAILNIVESGQNIVSSSSLYGGTYNLFHYTFPKFGIGAKFVDQSDPENFRNAIDENTRAVYLEALGNPRCDVADFEAIAAIAHEAGIPVIVDTTLASPALFRPFEHGADIVVASCTKFIGGHGTTIGGIIVEKGDFPWDNGKFPGLTEPDPSYHGLKFYETFGPMNLAYILKIRVQLLRDLGPALSPFNAFQLLQGLETLHLRMERHCENALAVAKFLESHPKVSWVNYSGLESHPDYKLAQKYMPKGSGAVFGFGIQGDTPEQQQANGIKLINSVKLFSHLANVGDSKSLIIHPSSTTHQQLTPEEQLSSGVTPDFIRLSVGTEDQEDIINDLKQALDQI; translated from the coding sequence ATGGATGCCGAAGCATTGAAATTAGCGACTCTCTGTCTGCATGGCGGTCAGGAACCCGACAGCGCCACCAATTCCCGCGCCGTTCCCATCTACCAGACGACCTCCTACACCTTTAACGATACTGATCACGCGGCCAGACTGTTTGGCCTGCAGGAATTCGGGAACATCTACACCCGCCTGATGAACCCCACCACCGACGTGCTCGAAAAACGTCTGGCACAGCTCGAAGGCGGGGCTGGCGCCCTGGCCGTCGCTTCCGGACAGGCAGCCGAATCGCTGGCGATCCTGAACATCGTCGAGAGCGGCCAGAACATTGTTTCTTCCTCCAGCCTGTATGGCGGAACCTACAACCTGTTCCACTACACCTTCCCCAAATTCGGCATCGGAGCGAAGTTCGTCGATCAGAGCGATCCCGAAAACTTCCGCAACGCCATCGATGAGAACACCCGCGCCGTCTACCTCGAAGCCCTGGGCAACCCGCGGTGTGACGTGGCAGACTTCGAAGCCATCGCCGCCATCGCGCACGAAGCCGGCATCCCTGTGATCGTCGACACCACCCTGGCCTCCCCCGCTCTGTTCCGTCCGTTCGAACATGGTGCAGATATCGTGGTCGCTTCCTGTACCAAATTCATCGGCGGTCACGGCACCACGATTGGCGGGATCATCGTCGAAAAGGGTGACTTCCCCTGGGACAACGGAAAATTCCCCGGTTTGACCGAACCCGATCCCAGTTATCACGGTCTTAAATTCTATGAGACGTTTGGTCCCATGAACCTGGCCTACATCCTCAAAATCCGGGTCCAGCTCCTCCGCGATCTGGGACCGGCGCTGAGCCCCTTCAACGCCTTCCAGCTCTTGCAGGGACTGGAAACGCTGCACCTGCGCATGGAGCGGCACTGTGAGAATGCACTGGCCGTCGCGAAGTTCCTGGAAAGCCATCCCAAGGTCTCCTGGGTGAACTACAGCGGACTCGAATCGCATCCGGATTACAAGCTGGCGCAGAAATACATGCCCAAAGGCTCCGGTGCGGTCTTCGGTTTCGGCATCCAGGGGGATACCCCGGAACAGCAGCAGGCCAATGGCATCAAACTGATCAACAGCGTCAAACTGTTCTCGCATCTCGCCAATGTGGGCGACAGCAAGTCGCTGATCATCCATCCGTCCAGCACGACCCACCAGCAGCTGACTCCCGAAGAGCAGCTCAGCTCGGGCGTCACCCCGGACTTCATCCGGTTGTCGGTCGGTACGGAAGATCAGGAAGACATCATCAACGACCTGAAACAGGCCCTGGATCAGATCTGA
- a CDS encoding sialidase family protein, whose product MRELRPVNVFRNVLPLFLVCFGMTASTHANPPENTTADQPGLVKQEFVYTDASFPSCHASTIVETPKGLVCAFFGGTHEKNPDVEIWVCRNEGDGWTAPVSVADGVESDSKRYPCWNPVLFQTKPGTLLLFYKVGPNPSEWWGMLKVSHDNGKTWGAAKRLPDGFVGPVKNKPFLLADGTLLCPASTEHNGWQLQMEWTPDLGKTWHRTGPLNDGHKIGAIQPSVLKYGDKLQILCRSRQGKIVEAWSDDNGRSWGEVTMTSLPNPNSGTDAVTLKDGRALLVYNPTKKGRSPLHVAVSEDGKHWSTALVLEDQKGEYSYPAVIQTDDGKVHITYTWKRDLVKHVVLDPSQLKLKAID is encoded by the coding sequence ATGAGAGAGTTACGACCTGTGAACGTATTCCGCAACGTGTTGCCTCTGTTTCTCGTCTGTTTCGGCATGACCGCATCCACCCACGCCAACCCACCCGAAAACACCACCGCCGACCAGCCCGGCCTGGTGAAACAGGAGTTCGTGTATACCGATGCGTCGTTCCCTTCCTGCCATGCCTCGACGATTGTGGAGACACCCAAAGGCCTGGTATGTGCTTTCTTCGGCGGTACACATGAGAAGAACCCCGATGTAGAGATCTGGGTGTGCCGCAACGAGGGTGATGGCTGGACCGCTCCCGTAAGTGTCGCGGATGGCGTCGAGAGTGACTCGAAGCGGTATCCCTGCTGGAATCCGGTGCTGTTTCAGACAAAACCGGGCACGCTGCTGCTGTTTTACAAGGTCGGTCCCAATCCGAGTGAATGGTGGGGCATGCTGAAAGTCTCCCACGACAACGGCAAAACCTGGGGGGCTGCGAAACGGTTGCCAGACGGCTTTGTCGGTCCTGTTAAAAACAAACCGTTCCTGCTGGCCGACGGTACGCTGCTCTGTCCCGCGAGTACCGAACACAACGGCTGGCAGTTGCAGATGGAGTGGACTCCCGATCTCGGGAAGACCTGGCACCGGACCGGTCCGTTGAACGACGGGCACAAAATCGGTGCGATTCAGCCCTCCGTGCTCAAATATGGCGACAAGCTGCAGATTCTCTGCCGCAGCCGACAGGGGAAAATCGTTGAAGCCTGGTCGGACGACAATGGCCGTTCGTGGGGTGAAGTCACCATGACCTCGCTGCCCAACCCGAACAGCGGCACCGACGCGGTCACGCTGAAAGATGGCCGTGCCCTGCTGGTTTATAACCCGACGAAGAAAGGCCGCAGTCCGCTGCATGTCGCGGTTTCGGAAGACGGCAAACACTGGTCAACGGCCCTGGTGCTGGAAGATCAGAAGGGGGAATACTCTTACCCGGCTGTGATTCAGACCGACGACGGGAAGGTGCACATCACCTACACCTGGAAGCGGGATCTGGTCAAGCATGTGGTGCTGGACCCCAGCCAGCTCAAACTCAAAGCGATCGACTGA
- a CDS encoding lysophospholipid acyltransferase family protein, giving the protein MAEEKRVPPHRRMLLWLVLQWILQVIFGIWLRYRARHEERLPAQGGGVLVSNHQSFLDPLLIGLPLSRPISFMARDSLFRIPLLGPFLRYTYVIPISRRSASSTSFRAAIENIENGNLVGIFPEGTRSEDGEVQRFKPGFLALLKRTDAAIYPIGIAGAYQALPRGAWFLHPRPVRVVFGEPIPAATVKEYCARGAEKDLLALTQERVIACQREAAIWLDPESQD; this is encoded by the coding sequence TTGGCTGAAGAAAAACGAGTTCCTCCCCACCGCAGGATGCTGCTCTGGCTGGTGCTGCAATGGATTCTCCAGGTGATCTTTGGAATCTGGCTGCGGTACCGGGCGCGCCATGAAGAGCGTCTGCCTGCCCAGGGAGGCGGGGTGCTGGTCAGTAATCACCAGAGTTTTCTCGATCCGCTGCTGATCGGTCTGCCCTTGAGTCGACCGATCAGCTTCATGGCGCGGGATTCCCTGTTTCGAATCCCACTGCTGGGTCCCTTCCTGCGGTACACGTATGTGATACCCATCAGCCGCCGGTCGGCGAGTTCGACCAGTTTTCGGGCCGCGATTGAGAATATCGAGAACGGAAACCTGGTGGGAATCTTCCCCGAGGGGACCCGTTCCGAAGACGGGGAGGTCCAGCGTTTCAAGCCGGGGTTTCTGGCACTGCTCAAGCGGACCGATGCCGCCATTTATCCGATTGGGATAGCGGGGGCCTACCAGGCACTGCCGCGCGGGGCGTGGTTTCTGCATCCGCGGCCGGTACGCGTGGTCTTTGGCGAACCGATCCCGGCGGCGACGGTTAAGGAGTACTGTGCGCGGGGGGCCGAGAAAGATCTGCTGGCCCTGACACAAGAGCGGGTGATCGCCTGTCAGCGCGAGGCGGCGATCTGGCTGGATCCCGAGTCGCAGGACTGA